In Bernardetia litoralis DSM 6794, the genomic window CTCAAAAATTAATCAATAAAAAAGAGCCTGCTATCTATAATCAATCAATTATGGAATTTGGTGCGCTACAATGTGTTCCCAAAAATCCAAATTGTAAAGTTTGTCCTTTACAACAAAAATGTACTGCTTTTGAGAAAAATCTAATAGAAAAACTTCCCATAAAAGAAAAGAAAACTGTTGTAAAAGACCGTTTTATGCACTATTTTGTTTTTGTGACAGAAAATAAAACAAATACAGAGAAAAAAGTATTGATAAGACAACGACAAGAAGGAGATATTTGGCAAGGCTTAAATGATTTTTTTGTAATAGAATTTCTAAATAAAGATAAAAAGAATTTTGAACCAATAAAAGAATTACAAATTCAATTAGAAAAAGATGGTTTTAATTTAGAGTTAAAAATTACTACAAAATTCAAATCTATACACGAATCTATTATTTTCAAACATCAGCTTTCACATAGAACTTTGTATGCAAAATTTTATACTTTAGAAATAAAAAATACAAAAGAACAAAATGAGTTTTGGAATAAATTAAAGAAAAAATATAATTTAGAAGAAATAAATTGGCAAAAATTGGATAAAATACCCAAACCTGTCCTTATTACTAAATATCTTGACTATTTAAGCTCACATCTTTTCTAAATCTATTATTTTTTTGTATTTTTACGTTACTATATTCAAATAATATTTTAAGGACGAAGTAAATCAAACTAATTTTTTACATTCAATTTTATTAAAGCAATCATAAATTATGGCAGGAGTAAATAAAGTAATCTTATTAGGAAATCTTGGGCAAGACCCAGAAATTCGTACCTTAGAGAATGGAACTAAAGTATCTACTATATCTATCGCAACAAGCGAAAATTTTAAAGACCAATCTGGAGAATGGCAAGAACGTACAGAATGGCATCGTGTTGTTTTGTGGCGTTGGAATGCTGAAAAAGCAGAAAAACTCAAAAAAGGAGATAAAGTTTATATAGAAGGAAAGCTCTCTACTCGTTCGTGGGAACAAGATGGAGTAAAAAAATATGTTACAGAAGTTGTAGCTAATGACCTTCAATTTACAGCCAAAATGGGAGATGGAAACTACAATGGTGGCGTTCCGATGCCAACACAAGACCCGTATGCTGGAACTGCAAATACATCTACATCTTCAAATACTACTACACAACCTGCAACTGAAAAAACAGAAGTTTCGGCTGACTTGAGTGGTTCTAATAATCCAGAAGACGACCTTCCTTTCTAATCTAAAACTTAATTTTTACGACATTGAACGACAGCGACAGTTTTAGTTGGAATATCATAAATAATTTAGACAACTTTCATGGTTTAGATGCCCTTTTGCAAATAAATAGCATACAGGCTTCTAGTTTGGTAATGTATGCCTTCGAACTTTTTATTATACTTATTTTATTGCTGCTTTCGGGACTGATTTCAGGTTCGGAAGTAGCCTTTTTTTCTCTTACTACTCAACAAATAGAAGAGTGTAAAGACAGTGAAAAATTAGTAGATAAAAAATTACTACAACTTCTTAGTAAACAAAAATTACTTTTAGCAACTATTTTATTATTGAATAATTTGATAAATATTGCTATTGTAATTGCTTCTACTTATATGATGTGGCAGATTTTTGGGCGTGAAGAAGAAGGATTAGTGGTAGTCATTTTGACGGCTATTGTTACAGCAGCAATTGTATTTTTTGGAGAAGTTGTTCCTAAAGTAATTGCTCGTCAGCGTTCTCTTTTATTTTCTAGGAGTGTAGCTCGTCCGATGGCTTTTGCGATTACTATTTTTCGTCCTGCTGCTTGGATTCTTGCATTTATGGGCGAAAGGTTAGAAAAAAGTGTCAAAAAAGGGCAAAATCAAACACCTGTTTCAGTAGAACAGCTTAATAAAGCCTTAGAACTTACCACTAATAACGAAGCTGCAAAAGAAGCAAGACAGATTTTGAGAGGTGTAATTAATTTTGGTCAAATCAATGCCAAACAAATTATGACTTCTCGTACAGAAATTACAGCCGTAGAATATTCAACTTCATACAATAATCTTTTAGAAACAATTAAAGAAAGTGGTTATTCAAGAATTCCAATTTATAAGGAAAAAATGGATGATATTACTGGACTTCTCTATGCAAAAGATTTATTAGCTCATTTGAGAGAAGGAAGTGATTTTGAATGGCAAGAACTTATCAGAGAAAATGTTTTTTATGTTCCCGAAACTAAAAAAATAGATGACCTTTTTCAAGATTTTCAGAGTAAACATATTCACATGGCAATCGTAGTGGATGAATATGGAGGAACTTCTGGGTTGGTTACTTTAGAAGATGTAATTGAAGAAATTGTAGGAGAAATAAATGATGAGTTTGATGATGAGGAAGAAAAATTATTCATACGAACAGCAGAAGATGAATATATTTTTGAAGGAAAAACTCTTTTGAGTGATTTTGTAAAAGAATTCGAATTACATGGAAGTCATTTTGATACTGTAAAAGGAGAAAGTGAATCAATTGGTGGGCTTATGCTTGAGCTTTTTTCAAAAATGCCTATGCGAGGAGAAACCAAAGAATTTCCACCTTTTGAATTTACCATAGAATCGGCTGACAGAAAAAGAGTAAAAAAAGTAAAAGTTAGAGTCTTGAAACAAGAAGACCAAGAAGATGAAGATTAATTTTGAAGTGGTAAATTATCAGTGATAAGTAAATAAATTGGTTTTGCTTTTAATTTATATCAAATTTTACTAGATTTATTATCATTTATCACTTACTGCTTAAAAATGTCGGATGTCAAAAATGTTGAAATAGATGATATAGAGCAACTTTTTAAGTTGCACTATACTACTATGTGTAAGATAGTTTATAGGATGGTAAAAGATGAAACCATTGCAGAAGATATAGTTCAAGATGTATTTTTTAACTTTTGGAAAAAAAGGGAAAAATTAACCATCACAACCTCACTAGCTGCTTATCTCAAACGTTCTGCTACCAATGCAGGTATAGATTATCTTCGTAAAAAACGCCCAACTTCTGATAATGCTTTGGATATTGATGAGCCTATTTATCAATATTTGGCAGTAGATTCTAAGGAAAGTGATGAAAATATCCGAACAGAAGAGTTATCTAATCATATTGAAGCAGCTTTGGAGCTTTTGCCTCCACGTTGTAAAGAAGTTTTTATGCTCAATCGTTTTGAAGAAATGTCTTATAAAGAAGTAGCTGAAACATTAGGAATTTCTATCAAAACGGTAGAAAATCAAATTGGAAAAGCTCTAAAAATTATGCGAATAGCTTTGAAAGATTATTTGCCTTTGTTGGCTGCTTGGTTATTGTATTAATCTTATATGAAAAGGAAGTTATTAGGAACAAAAAACCGTTTCAAAAATTAAATTTTGAAACGGTTTTTTACAGAAATTGATTCATCCTTTATTTATTGGCATTTTAGTATAAAAACACTAACAAAATATATTTAGAATTTCTCTAAGTTAGAGAAAAAGAAACTTCCTTCAATTTGTGCATTTTCATCAGAATCAGAACCGTGAACAGCATTTGCTTCGATAGATTCGCCATATTTTGCACGAATAGTTCCAGCTTCAGCATCTTTAGGATTAGTTGCTCCGATAAGTTTACGGAAATCTTCAACTGCATTTTCTTTTTCTAAGATAGCAGCAACGATATTTCCAGAAGACATATATTTACAAAGTTCGCCATAGAAAGGACGTTCTTTGTGTACTTCATAAAACTGTCCTGCACGCTCTTCAGAAAGGCGAGTAATTTTTGCAGCTACCAAACGGAAACCAGCAGCTTCAATCATTGCCAAAACATTGCCTGTATTATTTGCGCCAAAAGCGTCAGGCTTAATCATTGTGAAAGTACGGTTAGTTGCCATAATTTTTCAAATTCAATTTTAAGTAAAAAATATTTTTTCAAGATTTCCTATAATTTAATTACAAGAAAAACTTAATGGCGCAAAAATACGCTTTTTTATTTAGAAATAAGAATTGGTAGAAATAAATTATTTTTCTAATAATTTTGTCTTTTTTTAGTGTGATTAATTTCAATTACAAGATAGTTAGTATACTGAACTAATTTTGGTTTTAGAATAAATAAATCTGTCAGACACTTTAACTTCGTTGAGGGCTAAAGCCGTTCAAAAGTGTCAGTACAGTTTAAAAACAAACTATCTGACACCTTTGAAGGTGTACTGATAGTGCCACAATTTCTAAAACCACTTCTTAACCAGTATAGTAGTAAAGAAAAATAAAAAATTAAATAGTATTAGAATAGTTTATTTTAAAAAAACAAAATCCAATTTTATGTAAGTATTCCTAATAAATTAATAAAATATTTTATCATTTTGATGATATTTAAAGAATACTAATTAACTTCGCATCTACTTTTATTAATCTTAAAATTACATCTTATAATTTAATGACAAATTATCGATTTTTTTACAAAAAATATTTTAGTAATACAATTTTTGTTTCTATTCTACTGATTTATTTTATAACAATTACTAATTACTCTTATTCTCAAAATAATTCTACTCTTAACTTTGAAAATTATGAATCTCTAAAATCAAAAGGAAGTGTTCCTAAAGACTTTTTACTTTCTGTAAGTGAGCGTTATGTCTCAAAAAATGCAGCTATTGAAGGGGAAGTAGATAAGAAAACAGCCAAAACTATTGACCAATTTAATTTTCAAAGTAGTTTTTCGCTCAAGCAATTATTATGGAGTGGAAACGTAATTTTTGGAGATGAAGTAAGTCAGTATTTGAATGAAATTGCTTCTGAATTATTGAAAAATGATGAAGAGTTACGCAATAAAGTTCGCTTTTATGTCGTAAAATCGCCTGTTCCAAATGCTTTCGCAAATCCTGATGGAGCTATTTTTATTAATTTGGGTTTGGTTGCTCGTGCTGAAAGTGAATCCCAATTGGCTTATATCTTGGCTCATGAAATTACACATTATGTAAAACAACACAGTATTAATCAATTTCTTTTTAAAGAAGAAGTAAATAGCAAAAAAAATAAAAAGGCTTTTCGTTTTGATAACAAATCAGAGGAGCTTTATGCTAAAAGATTGGCACAAAGTAATTATTCAAAAGAGCATGAAGTAGAAGCTGATGCGTATGGTTGGGAGCTTTTCAAAAATACAAAATATGACCTTTTAGCAGCAGCAAAAACATTTGATATGCTTCAAAATACTCGCCAGCCATTTGATACGCTTGTTTTTGAAAGTAAATTTTTGAATAATTCTTACATTCAGCTTCCTGATAGTACTTATTATATGGATACAGTTCATATTGTGGAACGTGAAAAACTTGATTCAGCAGAAATGGAAGCCCTTATGGCACTAAGTACGCACCCAAGTGCAGCCGAAAGAAAAAAATTAGCTATACAGAGAATGCAAGAAAATGGAGTTGTAAATGGTGGAAAAGAATATATAGTTTCAAAAGAAAAATTTGAAACTGTACAAAAAATTGCTCGCTTCGAACTCTGTCAATTATATCTTTCTGATGCAAAATATATTGATGCACTTTATCATACTTTATTATTGCAAGAACAGTATGGAGATAGCAAATATATCCAAATATCGCTAACAAAAGCATTGTATGGAATTGCAAAATATGATAATGTTAAAGCTCGTATTTATTTAGACCAGCTTTATAGTCGAATGGATTGGCAGGGTAGAAATTGGTATTTTGCTTTGGAAGAATTAGATGATTATCAACTTACTGTTTTGGCTTTGGCGCATTGTTTTGAAATGCTTGATAAATATCCTAGTGAGGCTTATCTCAAAAATGCAATTCCAAGTCTTTTGATGGATATAAAGCTGTATTATAGTGATTTTAGTAAAGGAAAAACAGTTGGAAAGAAGAAAAATCAAATTAATTATGCCGAAGATTTAATGTATCCAGCTTGGCAAAAAATACAAGCACATGCAGAATTTGAAGAACTTCGTAAACAAGGGGATAGACTTTATTTGGGACATAAAAAGGCAGAAAATAGGAGAGAAGAGGGAATGTCTGATGTTGAAATGAAAAGGTTGAGTGATAATATTACAAAGGGATATGCACTTGGTATCAATAAAATTGTGATGGTAAATCCTTTTTATATTCGTTTAGATGTTCGTAAAGACCAGCCTTTAGATATTTTTACAAGTGATAGTATGCAAACTGTTTTTCATCAAGAGTTAAAGCAGAATAGTAAAGCTGTTAAGTTAGGTATTGTTTCTTTAAATCCTGTTGCTTTTGGAGAAAATGATGCTGAAAAATTTAATGATTTAGCTATTATTAATTCTTGGTATAAAGAAATGGGAGAGTCAAATGTAAATATGATTGCTAGTAATTATGATGCTTTGCAGGCTCTATCTAAAAAATATGGAACTCCTTATTTTACTAGAATGATTGTGATAGATAAAAAAATGAAGTTTCAAGGACAAATTTTGCCTATTGGTATTTTTATTCCTGTGTTACCTTATGTTATCTATAAAGCTGCTACGGCACATGATTCTATGTTCATTACAATTATGCACGATGTAAATACAGGAGAAGTGAAGATGATACAAGGCAATAAATCAAATAAATCTATTAAAAAGAAAAAACTTTCTGAGATTACTCGTTCTCATCTTTATCAAATCAAACGTAAGAGGAGATAAATCTTTTTTTAAAAATTAAATCTATCAAAAATAAAAAATACATTTTAATGAAAAATATACTCGTTTTAGTTGTCTTTGCTTTTGTATTGTTTCTAACAAAACAAATACAAGCTCAAGATTATTTTAAGGAACGTCGTTATCAAGGAATTGATTTCACTAAAAGTAAAGCCAAAAAAAAATATATTACTATTTCACGAAAAAAATATGAAGTAGTAAATAAAGAAGAAGAAATAATGTTAGGAAAGAAATTTTCTTATGACTCAAAACAAAAGGTTTTTTATGTGAAAAGACAAAAGAAAGCCATGACTTTTAAAGAAACTATCAATTTTATGAAATATGTAGGAAATAAACAATCTGCAGAAGAATTAAAAGGAAGCTGGAATCTATATAAATTAAGTAATATTTCAGGAGCAACAGGAGGTCTTGCTGTAATAATAGGTGGGTTTATGCTGACTACTTGGGGAGATGATAAAGATACTAGACTTGTAAATGAAGGTTTGATTTTATTAGGTTCTGGAGCTGTTCTTTATGGAACAACTTATTTATTACAATTAAAAGCTGAAAAAAAGGTCAAAAAAACGATTCGTTATCACAATAAAAAAGTTCGTCAGTTTTCCAAACCTGTAATTGCCAAGAATGATTTTGCTCCTTCTAGTTTGGGTTTTAAGCCTGTCAGAATGAATTTATTAAATCCAACTCCTGTTCCTACTTTGAGCTTGGCTTGGAGTTTATAAGGATTTGTAAATTTTAGGAAATTAAATAAAAACTGATAACTATGGAAAACTTGAAAATAGGCGTATTTGTAGGTTAAAGGCAAGCCTTTAATCTATAAGGTAAATACTTTTCTGTAGTTATCAGTGAAAAAAGAAAAAGGTAATTGAAATTTTTAATATTTCAATTACCTTTTTTTGAGTGGAACAATATAGAAACTATTTTTCGTCTCTAAACATATCCATTACATCTTCTGAAACTCCCATAGAAGAAAAACCTCCATCATGGAAAAGATTTTGCATAGTTACTTTTTTGGTAAAATCAGAGAAAAGAGAAATTACAAAATCAGCACATTCTTGAGCTGAAGCATTGCCCAATGGCGACATTTTATCAGCATAATTCATAAAGGCATCAAATCCACCTACACCTGTTCCTGCTGTTGTGGCTGTTGGAGATTGTGAAACTGTATTTATTCTTACTTTTTTAGATGTACCCAAACGATAGCCATAACTGCGAGCAATAGATTCTAATACAGCTTTTGCATGAGCCATATCATTATAATCAGGGAATGTTCTTTGTGCAGCAATATAAGAAAGTGCAACAATAGAAGCCTCATCATTCAAAACATCCATTTTTTCGGCTACTTGTAGCATTTTATGGAAAGAAAGAGCAGAAATATCAATTGCTTTAAGTGTCCAAGCGTGATTCAAATCTCCATAATCTTTTTTCTTACGTACATTTGGACTCATTCCGATAGAATGCAATGCAAAATCAAGTTTTCCACCCAAATGCTCAGTTGCTTTTTCGTATAAATTTTCCCAATCTGCGATAGAAGTTGCATCAGCAGGAATAACGATTGTGTTACATTTTTCTGCAAGTTCTTGAATTGTACCCATTCTAAGGGCAACAGGAGCATTTGTTAAGACAAATTTTGCACCTTCTGCGTGTGCTGTTTCTGCAATTTTCCAAGCGATAGAGTTTTTATCTAAAGCTCCTGAAATAATACCTACTTTTCCTTTGAGTAAATTGTACATGAGTTTTTATTTGTGTTTTATATGTAATTCACTCTTTAGAGTGAGATTGTATTTCTAAAATACGAAATTAATTTAAACTAAACTTTATTTGAATTATCATTCCATAAACAATTAATAGTTGTGCAGCTAGATAAGTAGCCATTACAAAAACAGGAGCAAATGGAATAGTTAGGTTTTTGACAAAAATATCAATGGCAAGTAACGAATCTGAAACCATAAATAAAAATGCACCAAAGAAAACATATTCTGCGCTTGTTTTTAGCACTTTTCCTGTGCGTTCCATTGCCATAAAAGCCATTGTAATAATTACTAACATATAAATAGGAACAGCAAAAATCATAACTTCATCAAGCCATTTGTATAAAAATGTAAGCATCAAAATAAAGCTTCCAATAAATGGAATAGCACGAATAAGTAATTTTTTGCTTTCTCCTAATCCTTTATTGTGTAAGGATTTTTTGAAAGTAATAATATACAAAATATGAGAAATTAAGAAACTGCCCAAACCAAGTATAAAAAACAAAGGATTTTCTTTTTGAAAGAGTAAAAAAATATCACCAATCCAAGCTAAAGAAAGTGCCATTAAGATAAAATTAGTAAGACTTTTTTTGTAAGACTGTATTACTTCTCTAGTATTTAGATAAAAATAAATTCCTAATAAAGGAATAAGAAAAGGCTTTGAAGCTAATTCTAATACAAAATCATATTGATAATTTGCATATAAATTGAGGAGCGCAAAAAAAGCAAGAACGTAGAGCAACCACGTATATTTGGATTGGAAGTATTTCATTGTGTAAAGTTATTTTTTACTACAAAGAAACGAAAAAAAAAACTATTCGTACAAAAAAACTCAATAGTTAGAAAGAATGTAATTTTGAAATTAGTAGGTCAAAAGGCTTGCCTTTGACTGTATTGGTATTCTTTTAAATCTGTAAAAATGATTATTTGAAAAGTCAAAGGCAAGTCTTTGCCCCACAAAATACAGTAAAATCTAGGTAAAAAAGGTAGTTATTTTTTAATAGAAGGAAAATCTATTTTAGCTACTAATTTATTGAGTTGTTTTCCTGAAAAGTCAAACACTGCATAAATAGAATAAACCACCACAAAGGCAAGATAAGCTCCAAAAACTATATCAGAAAAATAATGAATTGTAGTAGCCACTCTGCCAATAGCGACAGCACAAGCATAAAACAATAAAATCGGACGCAGAGAAGGATATAATAAACCGATAGAAAAAGCCATACAAAATGCACTACTTGTATGTCCAGAAGGAAAACTCTCACAATACTGACACTCTCCAAGAAAAGTGTAAATATCTTCATCTATAATAGAAAAGGGACGACTTCGACCAAAAAAAGATTTTAATATAGAAGTCAAACTTAAACAAATAGTGTCAGCTATCAGTAAGAAAAAAAAATAAAAAGCAAATTTCTTCTTGAATAAAATGACAGATATAATAAACAAGCTCATGTAAACTGGAATAACATTTATTTCAAATCCTCTACCAATAATTTCGAATGTATTAATTAGCACACTCCCTTTAAATGAATGAAGGAAAATTGTAAGAGGTTTATCTAAAAAGAATATAAACAGAGTACAAGTGAGTAGAACTCCTAGAGAGATTAGAAGGAATATTTTGAGTTTTTTCATTTTTTCTACAATTTTTTAATTAAAATTTCTTGGTCTAATCCTTTTTTATATTTATGAATTGTCATTATAAGTTGAGTTATATTTTGTTGCTTTATTTTTTCTTCTTTAAAATTTATTTTTTGTATATCGTAACGTTCTCTATTTCCATAGTTTTTGATGAGTAATTCAATATTTTGGGGTATAAAGAAAGTTGATTTATTAGGTATATGTTTTTTAAATTCATTTAGATAAATTCCAATTCCTGCAAAATCAAAATCTCCAAAATGTAGGTAATTATTTGGAATAGATTGTAGCCATTTTATCAAATCTTTACTTTGATTTTGTGGATAACGACTTATAAAAAGAGGTTGAATATCCTTAAAAAGATGTTTTTGATTTTCAATAAGTCTAAAATTTTCGGGGTTTTCAATTCCTACAATCGTAAATTTTTTATTAGGAATAAAATTTTCAAAGTCATAAATAAATTTGAAAATACCTTCAGTAAAATCTAATGTAATAGGTTGATTATTTAAAGTTGCTTCAACTGGAGCACAACTATTTATCAAAAATCCTTTAAATGTTCTAACCTTTTTTAGTTTGGAGTCAGAAGAAATAGCCGTCAAATCGCTTCTTGAGATATTTTCTTTTTTACTGATTTTAATATAAGTTGTCAAGTCATTAATTCCATATTTATTCTGTAAATAAAGAAATAATGATTGTTTGTTTGTTAGGTATAATTTTTTGTGTATTCTTCCAGTTCTGTCAATAATTCTTTCTGTTATCAAGTCTTCAATTGAGGTGTGTTTTGCCTTACTTGATGGTATTGATTCGCCTTGTGAAAGTTGTAATAATATTTTTGCTATACGAATAGGTAGCTTCATAAGGTGTTAGTTTGAGTATCTTATATTATTTTTTATCAATCTCTTGACACGTGTTATATTTTTGGTGTCTTTTGTTAGATGATAAGTATACTTATAACTCATTGCATTCTGTGAAATAGGCGAACTATTGATAAGTAAAATATTTCTATCATTGGCAAATTTTAAAATACCTTGAACATTATTAGGGTGCAACTTTCCTATTTCATCCATCATACAATGCAAACGAAATTCATTTTTGTTTTTCTTGGTGGCCTTTTCTTTAAAGACATTTAAAAGCATAATATTTATCATTGCTTTCGCTAGTACATCTGTACCCTCCGAGCCTACATTGGATAATTTTTCTACCCAGCCTGTATCATTGTCATTTTCTATTATCCTAAATTGCAACTCAAAGGAATCTGAAAGTGTGATTTCTTTCTCTTTTGAGTCTCTCATCTCTTTAGAGAGTCTTTTTAATAGCGAAATAGCTCTATTATTTACATTACTTTTGCTTTCAGTAGAAAATAAATCACCTTTTCCAAGGTTGTATCTATTTTCATCATAGAATTTTTTGATTTCTACCAATAATACAAATATCTGATGTTTACTTTCAATTGTTTTGAGTTTCATGCTTTTGATTGCTCCAACAAAATTTCTTTCTTCAAAATCATTATTTATATCATGTATTACTTTGCTTATTTCGCCTTCTTTTTCTATCAATGAATTTGTTTCTTGTCCAATAAGGCTTATTATATGAACAAATTTTTCTCGTGTACGATTTTTAACTTCCTCTATTTTATTTTCATCAATATATTCTTTTATCATTTCGGCAAACTCAAAATATTCACTTTCTTCGATACATTTTACCTTAAATTGAAATATATTATTTTCATCAAATTTGCCTGTTAGTTTGTTGATAGCTGCTTGCAACTCGTTGTAACGCTTTGTAATACTGTTGTCTTTTGTTTGTAATTCAGTTATCAAATATAGACAAGTCTGTTTTGTTTTATGTTTTTTAGAAAAATTAATAACATACTTTTCAACAGACATATAAATATCTTGATTTTTAAAATACTCAAAAATTTCTAAATCTTCTTTGTAAATATTGAGTGTTTTCTTTATTTCATTAATTTTATTATTGTATTTGTTTTTAGTATCTAAAAGTAAATTTTTTTGTTGCTTATATTTTTTTATTTCATTTTTTATTTCTTCTTGGAGGTTTTCTTTTTTGTCTTTAAATTCTTGTTTTTTGTCAAATAATTCTCTTTTGTCTTTGTTGTATTCAATTACTTTATCTCTATGTTTTTTGATAAAATGAAGTTCTCTTTCTATTGTTGAAAGTTCTGAATCTATTTGTTCAATTTTTCCTGTATCTGCTCCTTTCTTATCCAATTCTCTTTTTTGTTCTTCTTTAATTGCTGTTTTTTTATTTTTTATATTCTTTTTTTCTATTTGAAATTGTTCTTCAAGTTGTTTTATTTGCTTTACTGCTCTTTTTTCTTCTGCTTCTATTTTTACTGCTTTTTCCTTTTTCTTTGCATCAATTATATTCTTAATTCTATTTTCAATTTTTGTCACTTTTTCTTCTGCTTTTTTACTTTCTTTTTCCAAATCAAAAATAAGAATTTTTATATTTTCTATTTCTATTTCCTTTTCATTTTTAGCTTTTTCTTGTATATCTGAAAAAAGAACAGAAATCTCATTTAGTTTTATTTGAGATTTGTTTTGAGTAAACTCACTTTGTTCTATAATTTCTTTTTGGACTCTAATTTTAAGTTGCATTTTTTTTCCTAATTTTACTAATTCATTCTTAGATTGACTTTCAAGATTTGTACTAATTTGCTGTATATTTTCAATCCGTTTTTTAAAATCTTCTTTATCATTTATCAAATCAGCAACTGTTTTTACATTTTTATTAATTTGTTCTGTATCAATACTAATTCCATAAAAATTCAAATTTGGATTTATACTTTTTCTTGGATTTAATCCTTTTTGAAATAACACTTTTTCGTTATCAATTACTTTTCCAATTGTTTTTTCCCAACCTACAACATTTTCATTCAGCCAACCATACAAAGAGTTTTTGCTGTTTTCTATTTTAGTATCTATTTCTTTTGTTTTTTTAATTGTATTTTTTTGTTTTTCTATTTGAATTTCTATTTGTCTTTCTGTCTTTGTTTTAATGTCGGTATCTTCGATTTCCCATATTCTTTTAATAATATTGATTTCTTCTTCTGCTTGCTTGTGTTTTATTTTACTTTCTGAAAAAGTAGAATTGATAGTTGAAATTTCAGTTTTGTATTCTTCAATTACTTCTTCATAAAATTGTTTGTATTTCGTTTTGGTCAGTTCTATTTCAAGTTTTGCCTTCTCTTTTTCTGTTGATTTGACATTAGTTTTTGCAAGTTCTAATTCTTTATTATTTTGTTTGTGTGCTTCTTCATAAATTGCTTCGTATTGGATATTCAAAGCATCTTTAAATACTAAAAAGTTTTTGTCTATGATATTTTTTTTACTTTGTTTATGATTTTCAGAAGCTATAAGTTGATTGTTCTTTTGTTTTAGAAGAGCTTCATAACGCTGCTGAATTTCAGTAAATCTAGAAGTAAGGATTTGTTTTTCTTCTGATAAATAGCCTTCTTTTGACTTTAAGTTGTCTTCGTTATTTACACGCTCAATTATAATTTGAATATTAGCTTTTTCATACTTTGCCTTTTTAGTTAGAATGTCATCTAACTTTCCATTTACTTCTCCAATTTGTAATTGTATTTTTTCTTTTTTATTTTC contains:
- the gldE gene encoding gliding motility-associated protein GldE, with protein sequence MNDSDSFSWNIINNLDNFHGLDALLQINSIQASSLVMYAFELFIILILLLLSGLISGSEVAFFSLTTQQIEECKDSEKLVDKKLLQLLSKQKLLLATILLLNNLINIAIVIASTYMMWQIFGREEEGLVVVILTAIVTAAIVFFGEVVPKVIARQRSLLFSRSVARPMAFAITIFRPAAWILAFMGERLEKSVKKGQNQTPVSVEQLNKALELTTNNEAAKEARQILRGVINFGQINAKQIMTSRTEITAVEYSTSYNNLLETIKESGYSRIPIYKEKMDDITGLLYAKDLLAHLREGSDFEWQELIRENVFYVPETKKIDDLFQDFQSKHIHMAIVVDEYGGTSGLVTLEDVIEEIVGEINDEFDDEEEKLFIRTAEDEYIFEGKTLLSDFVKEFELHGSHFDTVKGESESIGGLMLELFSKMPMRGETKEFPPFEFTIESADRKRVKKVKVRVLKQEDQEDED
- a CDS encoding M48 family metallopeptidase produces the protein MTNYRFFYKKYFSNTIFVSILLIYFITITNYSYSQNNSTLNFENYESLKSKGSVPKDFLLSVSERYVSKNAAIEGEVDKKTAKTIDQFNFQSSFSLKQLLWSGNVIFGDEVSQYLNEIASELLKNDEELRNKVRFYVVKSPVPNAFANPDGAIFINLGLVARAESESQLAYILAHEITHYVKQHSINQFLFKEEVNSKKNKKAFRFDNKSEELYAKRLAQSNYSKEHEVEADAYGWELFKNTKYDLLAAAKTFDMLQNTRQPFDTLVFESKFLNNSYIQLPDSTYYMDTVHIVEREKLDSAEMEALMALSTHPSAAERKKLAIQRMQENGVVNGGKEYIVSKEKFETVQKIARFELCQLYLSDAKYIDALYHTLLLQEQYGDSKYIQISLTKALYGIAKYDNVKARIYLDQLYSRMDWQGRNWYFALEELDDYQLTVLALAHCFEMLDKYPSEAYLKNAIPSLLMDIKLYYSDFSKGKTVGKKKNQINYAEDLMYPAWQKIQAHAEFEELRKQGDRLYLGHKKAENRREEGMSDVEMKRLSDNITKGYALGINKIVMVNPFYIRLDVRKDQPLDIFTSDSMQTVFHQELKQNSKAVKLGIVSLNPVAFGENDAEKFNDLAIINSWYKEMGESNVNMIASNYDALQALSKKYGTPYFTRMIVIDKKMKFQGQILPIGIFIPVLPYVIYKAATAHDSMFITIMHDVNTGEVKMIQGNKSNKSIKKKKLSEITRSHLYQIKRKRR
- a CDS encoding single-stranded DNA-binding protein, which encodes MAGVNKVILLGNLGQDPEIRTLENGTKVSTISIATSENFKDQSGEWQERTEWHRVVLWRWNAEKAEKLKKGDKVYIEGKLSTRSWEQDGVKKYVTEVVANDLQFTAKMGDGNYNGGVPMPTQDPYAGTANTSTSSNTTTQPATEKTEVSADLSGSNNPEDDLPF
- a CDS encoding nucleoside-diphosphate kinase, with product MATNRTFTMIKPDAFGANNTGNVLAMIEAAGFRLVAAKITRLSEERAGQFYEVHKERPFYGELCKYMSSGNIVAAILEKENAVEDFRKLIGATNPKDAEAGTIRAKYGESIEANAVHGSDSDENAQIEGSFFFSNLEKF
- the mutY gene encoding A/G-specific adenine glycosylase, whose product is MTKNSFFAQKIISWYHQNKRDLPWRDTQNPYKIWLSEIILQQTRVAQGMPYYEKFIEHFPTVQELAMADEQTVLMLWQGLGYYSRARNLHAAAKYISDDLNGTFPNNYTEIKKLKGVGDYTAAAISSFAFDEVQAVVDGNVYRVLARFFGVEKDITSTEGKKEFRELAQKLINKKEPAIYNQSIMEFGALQCVPKNPNCKVCPLQQKCTAFEKNLIEKLPIKEKKTVVKDRFMHYFVFVTENKTNTEKKVLIRQRQEGDIWQGLNDFFVIEFLNKDKKNFEPIKELQIQLEKDGFNLELKITTKFKSIHESIIFKHQLSHRTLYAKFYTLEIKNTKEQNEFWNKLKKKYNLEEINWQKLDKIPKPVLITKYLDYLSSHLF
- a CDS encoding RNA polymerase sigma-70 factor, which translates into the protein MSDVKNVEIDDIEQLFKLHYTTMCKIVYRMVKDETIAEDIVQDVFFNFWKKREKLTITTSLAAYLKRSATNAGIDYLRKKRPTSDNALDIDEPIYQYLAVDSKESDENIRTEELSNHIEAALELLPPRCKEVFMLNRFEEMSYKEVAETLGISIKTVENQIGKALKIMRIALKDYLPLLAAWLLY